From a region of the Aeoliella mucimassa genome:
- a CDS encoding SHOCT domain-containing protein, translating into MRTKLAAVLLVGLVTLPGCLAFSVGGGTKPQPTMADEIIALRKLRDRGTISASEFAMGKQTLLRNYQPESPTIINPAETQLATYPEPVDETTK; encoded by the coding sequence ATGCGTACTAAGCTAGCAGCGGTTTTGCTTGTTGGACTCGTAACCCTGCCAGGTTGCTTGGCTTTCAGCGTCGGCGGCGGCACCAAACCTCAGCCAACCATGGCCGACGAGATCATCGCACTCCGCAAACTCCGCGACCGTGGTACCATCTCGGCCAGCGAGTTCGCGATGGGCAAGCAAACCTTGCTCCGCAACTACCAGCCGGAGTCGCCGACCATCATCAACCCCGCCGAAACGCAGCTAGCCACCTACCCCGAGCCAGTGGACGAAACCACCAAGTAG